The Agromyces hippuratus genome has a window encoding:
- a CDS encoding TSUP family transporter encodes MLLPVAVSVLVGALAQRITGMGFALIAAPALVILLGPFDGVVLVNLCAVLSSLLILPRVWRHIDWQRFGWLVVPALVGTAVGALVAARLPGPVLQLGVGVLVVVALTVSLAVTRTDHVATGPFPAIVAGAASGFMNASAGVGGPALSVYAVATRWPQAGFAATAQPYFVVIGAASLVGKLGATGWALPELEPGAWPLVIGALLVGLGLGELLHRRIPHHVARLAVIVIAYAGGVAAMIDGALQLWG; translated from the coding sequence GTGCTCCTGCCCGTCGCCGTCTCCGTGCTCGTCGGCGCACTGGCCCAGCGCATCACGGGCATGGGCTTCGCGCTCATCGCCGCACCCGCGCTCGTGATCCTGCTCGGCCCGTTCGACGGCGTCGTGCTCGTGAACCTCTGCGCGGTGCTCTCCTCGCTCCTCATCCTGCCGAGGGTCTGGCGACACATCGATTGGCAGCGATTCGGATGGCTCGTCGTGCCGGCGCTCGTCGGCACCGCCGTCGGCGCGCTCGTCGCGGCACGCCTGCCGGGGCCGGTGCTCCAGCTCGGTGTCGGCGTGCTCGTGGTCGTGGCGCTCACCGTGTCGCTCGCCGTCACCCGCACCGACCACGTCGCGACGGGTCCGTTTCCGGCGATCGTGGCCGGCGCGGCATCCGGGTTCATGAACGCGTCGGCCGGCGTCGGCGGACCGGCCCTCAGCGTCTACGCGGTCGCGACGCGCTGGCCGCAGGCGGGTTTCGCCGCCACGGCCCAGCCCTACTTCGTCGTGATCGGGGCTGCCTCGCTCGTCGGCAAGCTCGGGGCGACCGGGTGGGCGCTGCCCGAGCTCGAGCCGGGCGCCTGGCCGCTCGTCATCGGCGCGCTGCTCGTCGGCCTCGGCCTCGGCGAGCTCCTGCACCGCCGCATCCCCCATCATGTGGCGCGTCTCGCCGTGATCGTGATCGCGTACGCCGGCGGCGTGGCCGCGATGATCGACGGCGCGTTGCAGCTCTGGGGCTAG
- a CDS encoding GNAT family N-acetyltransferase, translating into MTAQRPAADELVGRFIRLNPFEVADIPELYRALCRPQVFAGGYGGGPAGLPADADAYDAFARDYYSAGETAMPWTVRLCGGSGDGRVVGATKLADFDLPNESAHIGWTAYDPGVWGSAVNPEAKLLLLDLAFRSGFGRVKIQADANNARSRAAIERIGAQLDGVLRRHKRRADGSWRDSAVYSVIIDEWPEVRAGLEARLAEYGEQPVEVRERS; encoded by the coding sequence GTGACTGCGCAGCGCCCCGCCGCCGACGAGCTCGTCGGCCGATTCATCCGCCTCAACCCGTTCGAGGTCGCCGACATCCCCGAGCTGTACCGAGCGCTCTGCCGGCCCCAGGTCTTCGCGGGAGGCTACGGCGGCGGTCCCGCCGGGCTGCCCGCGGATGCCGACGCCTACGACGCGTTCGCGCGCGATTACTACTCGGCCGGCGAGACGGCGATGCCGTGGACCGTTCGCCTGTGCGGCGGCTCCGGCGATGGGCGCGTGGTCGGCGCCACGAAGCTCGCCGACTTCGACCTGCCGAACGAGTCGGCGCACATCGGCTGGACGGCCTACGACCCCGGCGTCTGGGGCAGCGCGGTGAACCCCGAGGCGAAGCTGCTGCTGCTCGACCTCGCGTTCCGCAGCGGGTTCGGCCGCGTGAAGATCCAGGCCGACGCGAACAACGCGCGTTCGCGCGCTGCGATCGAGCGGATCGGGGCGCAGCTCGACGGCGTGCTGCGCCGCCACAAGCGCCGGGCCGACGGCAGCTGGCGCGACAGCGCCGTGTACTCGGTCATCATCGACGAGTGGCCCGAGGTGCGCGCCGGTCTCGAAGCGCGACTCGCCGAGTACGGCGAGCAGCCGGTCGAGGTGCGCGAGCGCAGCTAG
- a CDS encoding Rv0909 family putative TA system antitoxin produces MGSLDDITKKAQDFIEENKDKIAEALDSEQAEDISDKLLDGVTEAAKKVVPEEHHDKIDGVRENIDGAVGTEK; encoded by the coding sequence ATGGGTTCTCTGGACGACATCACGAAGAAGGCGCAAGACTTCATCGAGGAGAACAAGGACAAGATCGCCGAGGCGCTCGACAGCGAGCAGGCGGAGGACATCAGCGACAAGCTGCTCGACGGGGTCACGGAGGCCGCGAAGAAGGTCGTCCCCGAAGAGCACCACGACAAGATCGATGGTGTTCGCGAGAACATCGACGGGGCCGTCGGCACCGAGAAGTAG
- a CDS encoding alkyl/aryl-sulfatase, translating into MDHKPATDTIRAQQAAALAQLPFDDTRDFDDADRGFIAALEPGVVRNDAGDVVWDNDSYAFLEGEAPATVHPSLWRQSQLVARQGLYEVVEGIYQLRGIDLSNMTIVEGDTGIIVIDPLISTETAAAAIALYRANRGDRKVVAIIHTHSHVDHFGGVFGVTSQAEVDAGAVQVIAPEGFVEHAVAENVYAGTAMARRAGYMYGAALERGPQGAVGAGLGQTTSTGAVGMIVPTLEITTTGETHTVDGVEIEFQMAPGTEAPSEMHFYFPRYRALCMAENATHNLHNLLTLRGAVVRDPHVWSQYLTEAITRYADRTDAVFASHHWPTWGRENIVEFLSVQRDLYAYLHDQTLRLVNRGYTAAEAAEMFEMPPALDQAWSTRGYYGSVSHNVKAIVQRYLGWFDGNPARLWPHPPGAIATRYVDAMGGIDRVVELAQAAYDSGDFRWAATLLDHAVFVDERHEAARALYADTLEQLAYGSENGTWRNFFLSGATELRVGNFGTPTKTAAPSMLAQLTPEQMLDAIAIKVDGPKAWDLDLAFAIVLTDLDRRFRITLRNGVLIYLENGAGDVELTLSLTKGRLLALLGGDSTSAGVATEGDASVLERLLGVIDPGDEAFAIVTP; encoded by the coding sequence ATGGATCACAAGCCGGCCACGGACACCATCCGGGCACAACAGGCGGCGGCACTCGCGCAGCTGCCGTTCGACGACACACGCGACTTCGACGATGCCGATCGCGGCTTCATCGCGGCCCTCGAGCCCGGTGTGGTGCGAAACGACGCCGGCGATGTCGTGTGGGACAACGACAGCTACGCGTTCCTCGAGGGCGAGGCGCCCGCGACGGTGCACCCGAGCCTGTGGCGGCAGTCGCAGCTCGTCGCGCGCCAGGGCCTCTACGAGGTCGTCGAGGGCATCTACCAGCTGCGCGGCATCGACCTCTCGAACATGACGATCGTCGAAGGCGACACGGGCATCATCGTGATCGACCCGCTCATCTCGACTGAGACCGCGGCCGCCGCCATCGCGCTGTACCGCGCGAACCGAGGCGACCGCAAGGTCGTGGCCATCATCCACACGCACTCGCACGTCGACCACTTCGGCGGTGTCTTCGGCGTGACCTCGCAGGCCGAGGTCGATGCCGGCGCGGTGCAGGTCATCGCCCCCGAGGGCTTCGTCGAGCACGCGGTCGCCGAGAACGTCTACGCCGGCACGGCGATGGCGCGGCGCGCGGGCTACATGTACGGCGCCGCGCTCGAGCGCGGGCCGCAGGGTGCTGTGGGCGCCGGCCTCGGCCAGACGACGTCGACCGGAGCCGTCGGCATGATCGTGCCGACGCTCGAGATCACGACCACGGGCGAGACGCACACCGTCGACGGCGTCGAGATCGAGTTCCAGATGGCTCCCGGCACCGAAGCGCCGTCGGAGATGCACTTCTACTTCCCGCGCTACCGCGCACTCTGCATGGCCGAGAACGCGACGCACAACCTGCACAACCTGCTCACGCTCCGCGGTGCCGTCGTGCGCGACCCGCACGTCTGGTCGCAGTACCTCACCGAGGCCATCACGCGATACGCCGATCGCACCGACGCCGTCTTCGCCTCGCACCACTGGCCGACCTGGGGCCGCGAGAACATCGTCGAGTTCCTCTCGGTGCAGCGCGACCTCTACGCCTACCTGCACGACCAGACGCTCCGCCTCGTCAACCGCGGGTACACCGCAGCCGAGGCCGCGGAGATGTTCGAGATGCCGCCGGCACTCGATCAGGCGTGGAGCACGCGCGGCTACTACGGTTCGGTGAGCCACAACGTCAAGGCCATCGTGCAGCGCTACCTCGGCTGGTTCGACGGCAACCCGGCACGCCTCTGGCCGCACCCGCCGGGCGCGATCGCCACCCGCTACGTCGACGCGATGGGCGGCATCGACCGCGTCGTCGAGCTCGCACAGGCCGCCTACGACTCCGGCGACTTCCGCTGGGCGGCGACGCTGCTCGACCACGCCGTGTTCGTCGACGAGCGCCACGAGGCGGCTCGGGCCCTGTACGCCGACACGCTCGAACAGCTGGCGTACGGCTCCGAGAACGGCACGTGGCGCAACTTCTTCCTCTCGGGTGCGACCGAGCTGCGCGTCGGCAACTTCGGCACGCCGACGAAGACCGCGGCCCCGTCGATGCTCGCCCAGCTGACGCCCGAGCAGATGCTCGACGCGATCGCGATCAAGGTCGACGGCCCGAAGGCGTGGGACCTCGACCTCGCGTTCGCGATCGTGCTCACCGACCTCGACCGCCGCTTCCGGATCACGCTTCGCAACGGCGTGCTGATCTACCTCGAGAACGGCGCCGGAGACGTCGAGCTCACGCTCAGCCTCACGAAGGGCCGACTCCTGGCGCTCCTCGGCGGCGACTCGACGTCAGCCGGCGTCGCGACCGAGGGCGACGCCTCGGTGCTCGAGCGGCTGCTCGGGGTCATCGACCCGGGCGACGAGGCATTCGCCATCGTCACGCCGTAG